The sequence CAACATCGGGAGCAAAAGTCGTGGGCAAGGGAATATTGCAGGTGTTTTCCGCTAACAGTAAAACAGGTGTAGGAATCGGCTTAAATCTACAGTTACCGCGTGACAAAATGTCCCACGAACAAGTTACACCTGTTTTCAGAAACTGTAGGAGTCATCAGCCAGTTGGCGGTTAAGGTAGGTGGAACCCCATCACCTTGGGGACAATAGTCGATCCAAATCACAATTTCTAGCAATAGGTAACACTAGAACCATTTATCATAACGATTTATCGCTTTATACCCATCTAGTTGTAAGTATAGAATTATCAATCGTTACAAAAACAACATATAAAGCTAACTTATAGGAAGGTATCCTCCTGTCAGCACGACGTCAATTCTTGTGGAAATACACTTGTATTTCAGGGACAAACTATTGATGCATCAATACTAGCTAACTAGAATTTACCCCTTTTATCTTAATGAATGTTTTAACATGGCGCTCGCAAGCTATTTTACTTGCAGCAACAGTGGAGAAAAAAAGTGTCAACAACGCAAACCGGTGATCAAACCCAGAGCTGGAAGTTTATTCTGGTACTCGCCATTCTCGCGGTGGTGTTTAGTGGTCTATTCGATCATGATGTCTGGACACCAGACGAACCTCGCGTAGCTGCGATTATTCATAGCATGTACCTAACTGGGGACTTTATCATTCCTCAATTTGCTGGCATATCATTCGTTGAAAAGCCCCCTGTTTTCTTCGTCATATCGACGCTTTTGATGCATGCCACGGGTCTCGACGCCATCATGGCAGGTCGTCTAGCGCTTTCCCTACTTTGCCTTGGCTCGTTGGCCGCGACCTATCGCATCGCTTACCTATTCAAAGGTGAGAACTATGCGTGGATGGCACTCGCTGTTCTGGGCACCTTAGAAGGCTTTGTGCTTAACTTCCATTGGCTTCGTGTTGATGCTGCGCTGATGTTTACCACTATTGCTGCAACATGGGCTTTCAGTGAAGCGTACTTGCGCCAAAAGCTCGGCTATTTAGTGGTTGCCGGTGCTTTTACTGGCCTTGCATTCTTAAGCAAAGGCCCGGTTGCTATCGTGCTATGTATCGGATTAGCTTGGGTGCCACTAGTACTTCGCGCACTGCATTTGCGTAAGCAATTTCCGGAACAAGCCGCACCAATGGGTCAATTCATCGCTATGCACCTTATTGGTATTGCAACCATGTGTTTGGTTGCGGCGAGTTGGATATACCCATTCTACAAAAACGCCTCTCCAGAACTTTGGAAAGCGTGGTTCTGGGACAACCAAGTTGGCCGCCTGACCGGTTCGGCAACGAATACATTGGGTCACAACCACGCTGGCAAACCTTTCTACTACGTAAAAGGTATACTTGAATACAGTGCTCCTTGGACGCCACTACTGGTACTTTGGCTCGGTCACTTTATTTACAAGTTGCGTCAACCAAAACAACTTTCTTGGATTGATGGTTTCCTTACTTTCTGGTTTGCTTTG is a genomic window of Vibrio sp. CB1-14 containing:
- a CDS encoding ArnT family glycosyltransferase; protein product: MSTTQTGDQTQSWKFILVLAILAVVFSGLFDHDVWTPDEPRVAAIIHSMYLTGDFIIPQFAGISFVEKPPVFFVISTLLMHATGLDAIMAGRLALSLLCLGSLAATYRIAYLFKGENYAWMALAVLGTLEGFVLNFHWLRVDAALMFTTIAATWAFSEAYLRQKLGYLVVAGAFTGLAFLSKGPVAIVLCIGLAWVPLVLRALHLRKQFPEQAAPMGQFIAMHLIGIATMCLVAASWIYPFYKNASPELWKAWFWDNQVGRLTGSATNTLGHNHAGKPFYYVKGILEYSAPWTPLLVLWLGHFIYKLRQPKQLSWIDGFLTFWFALAIFVLSYSVTKRSMYLAPLMPLFALIIADAAMTLAGKWFDWYRRAWLALMSFLLIAFAVVPLWSGLLPEHKIPPALMEWLSTWHLVALIPLAAIALMVVVERKGWPQWSKMAIMTALFFSSAFTYLFPAIDIAKDMKPDLATFVEQVPEEKRDRIASIRFSETMTSIFFLYHDWSVPRVDKERAQAILDGVDPEYDYLLLDRSNSTQEIISFMSLRAGTEYEILAKGTPRSDKVNDAVFWLAGK